DNA from Flavobacterium aestivum:
TGTTTTTATATTAAGATGAAATAAAGTATCGAAGTAGATTATGGATTGACATTGAATGAGAAAAAGAGTTATGAATACCTACTATTTATAATTCGCATTCATTAAATAAAATAAATTCGAGAAAGTATGTATGTAGTAAAAAGAGACGGCCACAAAGAACCTGTAATGTTTGATAAGATTACAGACAGGATAAAAAAATTATGTTATGGCTTGAACGAATTGGTAGATCCAGTTAAAGTGGCTATGCGTGTTATTGAAGGTTTGTATGATGGGGTTTCTACATCAGAACTGGATAATCTTGCGGCTGAAACTGCGGCTTCAATGACGATTGCCCATCCAGATTATGCACAATTGGCAGCTCGTATTGCAATATCAAATTTACATTCAAATACAAAAAAATCGTTCTCTGAGACAATGAATGAAATGTTTCATTACATTAATCCTAGAACGAACCAAGAATCACCATTGTTAGCTCCAGAAGTGCACAAAGTGATTATGGAGAATGCTGAGTTTTTAGATTCACATATCATTTACAATAGAGACTTTAACTACGATTATTTTGGATTCAAAACCCTTGAGCGTTCGTATTTATTGAAAATAAACGGGAAAATTGTTGAGCGTCCTCAGCATATGTTGATGCGTGTGGCTGTGGGGATTCATCTAGATGATTTGAAATCGGTGATGGAAACATACGACTTAATGTCCAAGAAATTCTTTACCCATGCAACGCCAACTTTATTCAATGCAGGAACTCCAAAACCGCAAATGTCTTCTTGCTTCCTTTTGGCTATGCAAGATGATAGTATAGATGGAATATATGACACTTTAAAACAAACTGCCAAAATCTCGCAATCTGCAGGTGGAGTTGGACTTTCTATTCATAATATTCGTGCTACAGGTTCTTATATTCGTGGTACAAATGGTACTTCAAACGGAATTGTACCAATGTTAAGAGTATTCAATGATACTGCTCGTTATGTAGACCAAGGAGGAGGAAAACGTAAAGGAAGTTTTGCTATTTATATAGAAACATGGCATGCTGATATCTTTGATTTCTTAGATCTTAAAAAGAATACCGGAAAAGAAGAAATGCGTGCTAGAGATTTGTTCTTCGCTATGTGGACATCAGATTTGTTCATGAAACGTGTTCAGGAAGATTCTACTTGGACTTTGATGTGTCCTAACGAATGTCCTGGATTGTATGATGTATACGGAGAAGAATTCGAAGCAATGTACACTGATTACGAAAGCAAAGGAAAAGGTAGAAAAACCATCAAGGCGCGTGAATTATGGGAGAAAATCCTAGAATCACAAATCGAGACTGGAACTCCTTACATGTTGTATAAAGATGCTGCAAACAGAAAATCTAATCAAAAAAATCTGGGAACAATTCGTTCTTCGAACTTATGTACTGAGATTTTAGAATATACATCAAGTGATGAGGTAGCGGTTTGTAATTTAGCTTCTATTTCTTTGCCAATGTTTATTGAAAATGGAGCATTCAATCACCAATTATTATTTGATGTAACCAAACGAGTTACTCGTAACTTGAACAGAGTAATCGACAGAAATTACTATCCTGTAAAAGAAGCCGAGAACTCAAACCTTCGTCACAGACCAATTGGTCTTGGGGTACAAGGTCTAGCTGATGCTTTTATTATGTTGCGTTTGCCTTTTACAAGTGAAGGAGCTAAGGCATTAAATCAAGAAATATTCGAAACCCTTTATTTTGCTGCATGTACTGCATCTATGGAAATGGCAAAAGAAGAAGGACCTTATTCTACTTTCAAAGGCTCTCCAATGTCAAACGGAGAGTTTCAACACAATTTGTGGGGGTTGAAAGACGAAGATTTATCTGGAAGATGGGACTGGGCTTCGCTTAGAAAAGAAGTGGTTGAGCACGGTGTTCGTAACTCATTATTGGTTGCACCAATGCCAACAGCTTCGACTTCTCAAATTTTGGGTAACAATGAAGCGTTCGAACCATATACTTCTAATATTTATACAAGACGTGTATTGTCTGGAGAGTTCATCGTGGTAAACAAGCATTTATTACACGATTTAGTAAAACTAGGATTGTGGAATGATAGCTTGAAGCAAGAAATTATGCGTCACAACGGATCGGTTCAAAATATTGATGTGATTCCGCAAGACTTAAAAGAATTGTACAAAACGGTTTGGGAAATGTCTATGAAAGACATTATCGATATGTCTCGTCAAAGAGGATATTTTGTAGATCAATCACAATCATTGAACTTGTTCATGCAAGATGCCAATTATTCAAAACTAACGTCTATGCATTTCTATGCTTGGCAGTCTGGTTTGAAAACAGGTATGTATTATTTGAGAACTAAAGCAGCTGTAGATGCTATCAAATTTACTTTGAGTAACGATAAAAAAGAAAATACTCCAGTAACTGAATCTATAGATGTTGAAGATTTTAAAGCAATGTTACTTAAAGCACAAGCAGCTGATCCTGAGGACTGCGAAATGTGTGGAAGTTAATTTTAGAGTTTAGAATTTTAATTATATGAAAACAGCTATCGTAATGATAGCTGTTTTTTTTGTATAAATTTTTAAAAATATATATCGAAACATTTCGATGTATCAAATGTTTGTATATCTTTGCCACATGATTACAAGCTTAAGCATAAAACAAGTTGAAAAAATCTCAAAAGCTTTGGGCGATCCTTATCGTTTGAAGATTATGGATATTATCAGCAAAAGCAATAGCTGTGTACAATGCGGTGATGTTTTGGCTCAATTTAATTTGACTCAATCTACGATGTCGCATCATTTAAAACAACTGATAGAAGCAGATTTGTTAATTGCGGAAAAAGAAGGTCGTAATCTGAAACTTTTAGTAAATAAAGAAGTTTGTACTGCTTATGCGGGCTATATCAGCAATTTAGTACTTTAGCTTTTTTTTTATCAAAAACATCGAAATACTTAGATATTTAAATACTTAAAATAATTAATTAATCATGAAAAAACTAGACAAAAAAGTGGCTGTTATTACAGGAGGTAACAGCGGAATCGGATTAGCAACAGCAAAATTATTTGCAGAACAAGGCGCAAAAGTGGCTATAACAGGCCGTAATAAAAAGACAATAGATGAGGCGGTTTTCGAGATTGGAAATGCTTCGATTGGTTTGGTAAGCGATGTTTCTGATATAAATAACATTGATACAACTTACGGGACCATAAAAGATACTTTTGGAAAAATAGACGTATTGGTAGTAAATGCAGGTGTATTTATTGCAGCGCCTTTAGCTGATTATACTGAAGAAATGTTTGACCAAACCAGCGATATTAACTTCAAAGGGGTTTTCTTTACGATTCAAAAATCTTTACCTCATCTAAATGATGGCGCTTCAATTATCATTACAGCATCTACAGTAGCGCACAAAGGGTTTGCAACAACGGCAGCATATTCAGCTTCTAAAGCGGCGGTTCGTTCGTTGGCAAGAACTTTATCTGCGGAATTATTGAATAGAAATATTCGTGTGAATGTACTTTCTCCTGGACCTATTGATACGCCAATATTTTCAAGAGGGGGCGGTTCGGAAGAAGAAATCAACGGAGCAAAAGCGCATTTTGCATCAGCAGTTCCTGTAAAACGTTTAGGAAGTTCAGAAGAAATGGCAGAAGGATTCCTTTATCTGGCTTCTGATGATTCTAAATTTATGGTTGGAGGCGAGTTGTTGTTAGACGGTGGAGCAGCAACGATATAAATACTAATAAATTATGATTATAGGTCCGGTAGATTTTTAAATCTGCTGGGCTTTTTTTGTAGCTTAAGGTTTGGAGTTATTTACTTTGTCAGTTCGTTTCACAATTTAAATTGTCTAAATTTGCGGCATTCATTTCATAAAGGAAATACTATTTAAAATCCAATTCCCTTGAGTTTATTATATTTTACAGACCGAAGCATAGTTCATCTTGAAGATGTGGTGTTCAATGACGCCGTTTCAGAGCAAATTAATCAGTTTTTGAAGGAATACCAATTCAAACAAGTTTTGGAGCAGTACGAATTACCTGTTGTCAATAAAATATTGTTACACGGTAAAACTGGCTGTGGCAAAACAATGACTGCCAAAGCAATTGCCAGAAAACTGGATAAAAAGATAATCATTGTGAATCTCTCTCGAATAGTTTCCTCAAAATTGGGAGAAACCTCAAAGAATATAGAGGGATTGTTCAAAGAAGTGCAATACGAAAGTTCCGTTTTATTCTTTGATGAGTTTGATTCGTTAGGACAAATTCGGGATTACGATAATAAAGACAGTACGGAGATGAAACGAGTGGTGAACTCTATTATTCAGCTGATAGATAATTTTCCCAATCGTTCAGTCCTAATAGCTGCTACCAATCAAATCCAGATGATAGATGAAGCTTTGGTACGCCGTTTTGAAATGAAACTTGAATTTACAGCTCCATCAAAAGAAGTTTTGGATAATTATTACGATAAGTTACTCACAAAATACCCCCTAGAGTTTCAAGAAGTAACCCGTATTTATGGTGCTACTTTTGCAGAAGCGAAAAATCATTTACTCAATGAAGTGAAAAACAATATCATTCAGGCAGAGATAAAAAAGCAAAATATAAAACCCTAGTAAATTTTTACTAGGGTTTTTGATATAAATTATTTCATACTAAACATTAGCCTCAACAGCAACTCGCATTTCTTTTGCAGCAGCAACCATTTCTACTAAAGCTTTTTTGGTTTCCGCCCAATGTCTTGTTTTTAAACCACAATCCGGATTTACCCAAAGTTGATCTATAGGGACAACAGCTGAAGCTTTTTCTAACAATTGTACCATTTCTGTGCGTGAAGGCACACGAGGTGAGTGAATGTCATAAACGCCAGGACCTATCTCGTTAGGGTATTTAAAATCAGCAAAAACATCTAGTAACTCCATTTGAGAACGTGAACATTCAATTGTAATTACATCGGCATCCATATCGGCAATATTTTGGATAATGTCATTAAATTCGCTGTAGCACATATGGGTGTGAATTTGAGTGTCATCTTTTACACCACTGGCAGAAATTCTAAACGCTTTTATCGCCCAATCAAGATAAGCGTTCCATTCTTCTTTGCGCAATGGCAATCCTTCGCGAATTGCAGGTTCATCAATTTGAATGATTTTGATTCCAGCTTTTTCCAAATCGACAACCTCATCACGTATTGCCAAAGCAATTTGCGTACAAGTTTCAGATCTTGGTTGGTCGTTACGTACAAATGACCACTGTAAGATAGTTACCGGACCGGTTAGCATTCCTTTTACCCATTTTGGTGTAAGAGATTGAGCAAATTCAGCCCATTTTACAGTCATAGGGTTTGGTCTTGAAACATCACCATAAATAACAGGAGGTTTTACACAACGGCTACCATAACTTTGAACCCAGCCGTTTTTGGTAAAAGTAAATCCGTCTAATTGTTCTCCAAAATATTCTACCATATCGTTGCGTTCAAATTCTCCGTGAACCAAGACATCGATACCAGTTTCTTCTTGAAAGCGAATAGTTTCTTCGGTTTCTTGTTGAAGCAAACCATCGTATTGTTCTTGGTTCAGTTCTCCTTTTTTGAACTTAGCTCGCCAACTACGTACTTCGGTCGTTTGGGGAAACGAACCAATAGTAGTTGTTGGGAGCAAAGGAAGATTCAATACCTCTATTTGTTTTTTTCTTCGGGTAGCAAATGTGTTTTCTCGTTTTGAATCGTTTGGAGTAATAGCAGCAACACGGTTTTTTACAGCAGTGTTATGTATTAATTTAGATGTTTTTCGGTTTTCATTGGCTTTGGTGTTTTCAATGAATTGAGTAGAACTTTCAGTTTCTAGTTCATTAGAAGCAAAAGATTTTAAAAGTGCTACTTCTTCTATTTTTTGTTTGGCAAATGCAAGCCATTGTTTGATTTCGGGAGTCAATGTGTTATCATTGGTTTCTAAATCTAAATCGCAAGGGCTGTGAATAAGTGAACAAGAAGGTGCTATCATCACTCGATTTTGTCCAATAGCATCAGTTGCTTTTTTGATTAAGGCTAATGATTTTTTGAAATCATTTTTCCAAATGTTTCTTCCGTCAACAACACCAAGAGAAAGCGTAGTGTTTTGAGAGAAAAGATTAGATTCTAAAATATCATCCAGTTGAGACGAACAACGTACCAGATCCAAATGCAAGGTATGTACAGGCAAGGCCAGAGCTGTGTTTATGTTCTCTCCAAAACAATCAAAATAATTAGCTAGGATTATTTTTATGCTTGGGAACTTTTTATTGATTTCATTATAAACTGTGGTAATGGTATTACGCTCTTTATCAGTTAGGTTTAAAGCCAAGAAAGGTTCGTCAAATTGAATCCATTCTGCTCCCTCAGCTTGTAATGCGCTTAGAATTTCAAAATATACTGGTAATAATTTATCTATAAGGTCAATTCTGTGAAAACCAGCTTCTTTCTCTTTTCCTAGTAATAAATAAGAAACAGGTCCAATAAGTACAGGTTTTGTTGTGATTCCTAGTTTTTTGGCTTCAATAAATTCGGAAACTATTTTGGTCGAAAACAATTCGAACTTTTGGTTTTTTGTAAATTCTGGTACAATGTAATGATAGTTAGTATCAAACCATTTGGTCATTTCCATGGCTACAACATCTTGGTCTTCTTTTTGAGCTCCTCTCGCCATTGCAAAATACAAATCGAGAGAGTTATTTGTTCTGGAAAATCCATGGTAACGCTCCGGAATTGCTCCAACGGTTAGCGTAAAATCCAATACTTGATCGTAAAGCGAAAAGTCATTGGATGGGATTAGATCAATACCTTTTTCGGCTTGCAATTGCCAGTTTTGTTTTCTGATAGTTGCTGCTGTAGCCAAAAGTTCTTCGGCTGAAATTTGATTGGACCAATAGGCTTCATTGGCTTTCTTTAGTTCTCTATTGCTACCAATTCTTGGGTAACCTAAGTTGTTTGTTTTCATTTTCTGTCAGTTTTTTTTACTGAGCAAAGTTATTGTATTGGTAAAATAAACTTAAATTTGTGGCTTAATTCAGTAAAATGAAGTGCATTGTGTTGTTTTGGTAGTGATTTGTCTGAAATAATGCTTTGTAATCGAATGCTGACAGTAAAAAAAACTATGGAAAACATTGACTCTATCGATTTGCAAATCTTAAAACACTTGCAGGAAAACTCCAATATCAATACAAAAGAGCTGGCTAGTAAATTATTCCTCACCGTTACACCCGTTTACGAACGTATCAAAAGACTCGAACGAGATGGTTATATTATGAAGTATGTAGCATTATTGGACAAGAAAAAACTCAATCTCGGAATGACCGTATTTTGCAATGTTAGGCTCAAAGAGCACGCTAGAAATGTGGGAAGCAATTTTGTAAAAGATATCGTTGCTCTTCCGGAAATTATAGAATGTTACAATATTGCCGGAGATTATGATTTTATGCTGAAAATCTTGGTTGAAGATATGTCCAGCTATCAGGATTTTGTGATGAACAAACTCTCTACTATCGAGAATATCGGGAATACTCAAAGTGTTTTTGTAATGGGTGAAATCAAACACAGTACAGCATTGGCGATTTGATCAAAGGCAGGTTTCATGACTTGTAGCATTTTTTTATTTTTGACATACAATGAATCTTGTTTCAGATAAAGAC
Protein-coding regions in this window:
- the metE gene encoding 5-methyltetrahydropteroyltriglutamate--homocysteine S-methyltransferase codes for the protein MKTNNLGYPRIGSNRELKKANEAYWSNQISAEELLATAATIRKQNWQLQAEKGIDLIPSNDFSLYDQVLDFTLTVGAIPERYHGFSRTNNSLDLYFAMARGAQKEDQDVVAMEMTKWFDTNYHYIVPEFTKNQKFELFSTKIVSEFIEAKKLGITTKPVLIGPVSYLLLGKEKEAGFHRIDLIDKLLPVYFEILSALQAEGAEWIQFDEPFLALNLTDKERNTITTVYNEINKKFPSIKIILANYFDCFGENINTALALPVHTLHLDLVRCSSQLDDILESNLFSQNTTLSLGVVDGRNIWKNDFKKSLALIKKATDAIGQNRVMIAPSCSLIHSPCDLDLETNDNTLTPEIKQWLAFAKQKIEEVALLKSFASNELETESSTQFIENTKANENRKTSKLIHNTAVKNRVAAITPNDSKRENTFATRRKKQIEVLNLPLLPTTTIGSFPQTTEVRSWRAKFKKGELNQEQYDGLLQQETEETIRFQEETGIDVLVHGEFERNDMVEYFGEQLDGFTFTKNGWVQSYGSRCVKPPVIYGDVSRPNPMTVKWAEFAQSLTPKWVKGMLTGPVTILQWSFVRNDQPRSETCTQIALAIRDEVVDLEKAGIKIIQIDEPAIREGLPLRKEEWNAYLDWAIKAFRISASGVKDDTQIHTHMCYSEFNDIIQNIADMDADVITIECSRSQMELLDVFADFKYPNEIGPGVYDIHSPRVPSRTEMVQLLEKASAVVPIDQLWVNPDCGLKTRHWAETKKALVEMVAAAKEMRVAVEANV
- a CDS encoding ArsR/SmtB family transcription factor, which produces MITSLSIKQVEKISKALGDPYRLKIMDIISKSNSCVQCGDVLAQFNLTQSTMSHHLKQLIEADLLIAEKEGRNLKLLVNKEVCTAYAGYISNLVL
- a CDS encoding AAA family ATPase, whose amino-acid sequence is MSLLYFTDRSIVHLEDVVFNDAVSEQINQFLKEYQFKQVLEQYELPVVNKILLHGKTGCGKTMTAKAIARKLDKKIIIVNLSRIVSSKLGETSKNIEGLFKEVQYESSVLFFDEFDSLGQIRDYDNKDSTEMKRVVNSIIQLIDNFPNRSVLIAATNQIQMIDEALVRRFEMKLEFTAPSKEVLDNYYDKLLTKYPLEFQEVTRIYGATFAEAKNHLLNEVKNNIIQAEIKKQNIKP
- a CDS encoding SDR family oxidoreductase; translated protein: MKKLDKKVAVITGGNSGIGLATAKLFAEQGAKVAITGRNKKTIDEAVFEIGNASIGLVSDVSDINNIDTTYGTIKDTFGKIDVLVVNAGVFIAAPLADYTEEMFDQTSDINFKGVFFTIQKSLPHLNDGASIIITASTVAHKGFATTAAYSASKAAVRSLARTLSAELLNRNIRVNVLSPGPIDTPIFSRGGGSEEEINGAKAHFASAVPVKRLGSSEEMAEGFLYLASDDSKFMVGGELLLDGGAATI
- a CDS encoding ribonucleoside-diphosphate reductase subunit alpha — translated: MYVVKRDGHKEPVMFDKITDRIKKLCYGLNELVDPVKVAMRVIEGLYDGVSTSELDNLAAETAASMTIAHPDYAQLAARIAISNLHSNTKKSFSETMNEMFHYINPRTNQESPLLAPEVHKVIMENAEFLDSHIIYNRDFNYDYFGFKTLERSYLLKINGKIVERPQHMLMRVAVGIHLDDLKSVMETYDLMSKKFFTHATPTLFNAGTPKPQMSSCFLLAMQDDSIDGIYDTLKQTAKISQSAGGVGLSIHNIRATGSYIRGTNGTSNGIVPMLRVFNDTARYVDQGGGKRKGSFAIYIETWHADIFDFLDLKKNTGKEEMRARDLFFAMWTSDLFMKRVQEDSTWTLMCPNECPGLYDVYGEEFEAMYTDYESKGKGRKTIKARELWEKILESQIETGTPYMLYKDAANRKSNQKNLGTIRSSNLCTEILEYTSSDEVAVCNLASISLPMFIENGAFNHQLLFDVTKRVTRNLNRVIDRNYYPVKEAENSNLRHRPIGLGVQGLADAFIMLRLPFTSEGAKALNQEIFETLYFAACTASMEMAKEEGPYSTFKGSPMSNGEFQHNLWGLKDEDLSGRWDWASLRKEVVEHGVRNSLLVAPMPTASTSQILGNNEAFEPYTSNIYTRRVLSGEFIVVNKHLLHDLVKLGLWNDSLKQEIMRHNGSVQNIDVIPQDLKELYKTVWEMSMKDIIDMSRQRGYFVDQSQSLNLFMQDANYSKLTSMHFYAWQSGLKTGMYYLRTKAAVDAIKFTLSNDKKENTPVTESIDVEDFKAMLLKAQAADPEDCEMCGS
- a CDS encoding Lrp/AsnC family transcriptional regulator, which encodes MENIDSIDLQILKHLQENSNINTKELASKLFLTVTPVYERIKRLERDGYIMKYVALLDKKKLNLGMTVFCNVRLKEHARNVGSNFVKDIVALPEIIECYNIAGDYDFMLKILVEDMSSYQDFVMNKLSTIENIGNTQSVFVMGEIKHSTALAI